A stretch of Brachyspira suanatina DNA encodes these proteins:
- a CDS encoding NUDIX domain-containing protein gives MAFLDNERMIFGKGVGCVVIKDGKVLIERHNYGRGKGLLIIPGGFINEVELPAEAAEREVLEEINVKVKTKEIVSMRFTENDWYLMFRAEYIS, from the coding sequence ATGGCATTTTTAGATAATGAAAGAATGATATTTGGAAAAGGTGTCGGCTGTGTAGTAATAAAGGACGGTAAAGTTCTTATAGAACGTCATAATTACGGAAGAGGAAAAGGACTTCTTATAATACCGGGAGGATTCATCAATGAAGTAGAACTGCCTGCTGAAGCTGCTGAACGTGAAGTATTAGAAGAAATAAATGTGAAAGTAAAGACAAAAGAAATAGTATCAATGCGTTTTACTGAAAATGATTGGTATTTGATGTTCAGAGCAGAATATATTTCATGA
- a CDS encoding DUF1848 domain-containing protein, with protein MIISASRRTDIPSLHTKWFLNRLKEEYVITQNPISKNNFYKIPLNKNIVDIIVFWSKNPNIDFLKEVKDLGYEFYLHFTITPYDKNIEKNIPDKNLLIKNFQTISKLFGKEKIIWRYDPIILNNDFDTNYHINNFKNFADSLNGYTDECIFSFVQIYSKIKNNIKNINDDDKLLLIENMKEISEKNNIKLKSCSQDFDNITNIRIEKSACIDKERIQKILGYSIKEKKDKSQRKLCNCIESIDIGMYNTCTNGCIYCYANSKNILKDYDANNEILSDKNLIDNENAVMTERKIIVNEKNAVFKL; from the coding sequence ATGATAATAAGTGCAAGCAGAAGAACCGATATACCTTCTTTACATACTAAATGGTTTTTGAATAGATTAAAAGAAGAATATGTTATTACTCAAAATCCTATAAGTAAAAATAATTTTTACAAAATACCATTAAATAAAAATATAGTTGATATAATAGTATTTTGGTCAAAGAATCCTAATATAGATTTTTTAAAAGAAGTTAAAGATTTAGGATATGAGTTTTATCTGCATTTTACTATAACACCTTATGATAAAAACATAGAAAAAAATATACCTGATAAAAATTTATTAATAAAAAATTTTCAAACTATAAGCAAATTATTCGGTAAAGAAAAAATCATATGGAGATACGACCCTATTATTTTAAATAATGATTTTGATACTAATTATCATATAAATAATTTTAAAAACTTTGCTGATAGTTTAAATGGTTATACAGATGAATGCATATTCAGTTTTGTGCAAATATATTCAAAGATAAAAAACAATATTAAAAATATAAATGATGATGATAAACTTTTATTAATAGAAAATATGAAAGAAATATCTGAAAAAAATAACATAAAATTAAAATCCTGCTCTCAAGATTTTGATAATATAACAAATATAAGAATAGAAAAATCTGCATGTATAGATAAAGAAAGAATACAAAAAATATTAGGCTATTCTATAAAAGAAAAAAAGGATAAATCCCAAAGAAAATTATGCAATTGTATAGAAAGTATCGATATAGGAATGTATAATACCTGTACTAACGGATGCATTTACTGCTATGCCAATTCAAAAAATATATTAAAAGATTATGATGCAAACAATGAAATATTATCAGATAAAAATTTAATTGATAATGAAAATGCAGTTATGACAGAAAGAAAAATAATTGTTAATGAAAAAAATGCCGTATTTAAACTTTAG
- the tilS gene encoding tRNA lysidine(34) synthetase TilS: MLKETYNFLLSNIDDIKNKTLAVAYSGGIDSQVLLNIAYRLKDELSFDLIIIHVNYNLRGEDSTNDELFARDMAKKYNIEIYVKEIKPNSYNGKNIQLEARNDRYNFFEELHNKKIYDYLLIAHNKDDLAETIIYRMIKGAGTNVYKSLRDKKGYILRPILNFYRKDIEEYAKNNNLKHREDVSNKKNYYSRNKIRNLIIPMLEEINTNAKNNIIRFAKRSYEETYILRKKVNKLYKKNISEKNTKLNIEKIKNTNELFIKKIIIKFLAKNNIEITEKRVSEILKLIKSDKPNIRLRLDNFYLIKEYNFIKTIEKQNEKKLNDIKTNNFIKIEKDGVYNFLNKKIEIKTVLNKDINYKDNIYIKADYPLIMRNKKESDFINAYPNGNKKYLRKIFIDLKIPLYERELIPVITSVNDDILALYLEPYGLNRISKNSAVNKYDKYILEIHFYNDKN, translated from the coding sequence ATGTTAAAAGAAACTTATAATTTTCTGCTTTCAAATATAGACGATATAAAAAATAAAACATTAGCCGTAGCATATTCAGGAGGAATAGATTCTCAAGTTCTTTTAAATATAGCATACAGATTAAAAGATGAATTATCATTCGATTTAATAATAATACATGTTAATTATAATCTAAGGGGCGAAGATTCTACAAATGATGAATTATTCGCACGAGATATGGCTAAGAAATATAATATAGAAATATATGTTAAAGAAATAAAACCTAACAGCTATAATGGAAAAAATATTCAGCTTGAAGCTAGAAATGACAGATATAATTTTTTTGAAGAACTTCATAATAAAAAAATATACGACTATTTATTAATAGCACATAATAAAGATGATTTAGCTGAAACTATAATTTATAGAATGATTAAAGGTGCTGGAACTAATGTTTATAAAAGTTTAAGAGATAAAAAAGGATATATTTTAAGACCTATTTTAAATTTTTATAGAAAAGATATTGAAGAGTACGCTAAAAATAATAATCTTAAACATAGAGAAGATGTTTCAAATAAAAAAAATTATTATTCTAGAAACAAGATAAGAAATTTAATAATACCAATGCTTGAAGAAATAAATACAAATGCTAAAAACAATATTATAAGATTTGCAAAAAGAAGCTATGAAGAAACATATATATTAAGAAAAAAAGTTAATAAATTATACAAAAAAAATATATCTGAAAAAAACACTAAACTTAATATAGAGAAAATAAAAAATACAAATGAACTTTTTATAAAAAAAATCATAATCAAATTTTTAGCAAAAAACAATATAGAGATAACAGAGAAAAGAGTTTCAGAAATATTAAAACTGATAAAATCAGATAAGCCCAATATAAGATTAAGACTGGATAATTTTTATTTGATAAAAGAATATAACTTTATAAAAACTATAGAAAAACAAAATGAAAAAAAACTTAATGATATAAAAACAAATAATTTTATAAAAATTGAAAAAGACGGAGTATATAACTTTTTAAATAAAAAAATAGAAATAAAAACCGTTTTAAACAAAGATATTAATTATAAGGATAATATTTATATAAAAGCAGATTATCCATTAATAATGAGAAATAAAAAAGAATCTGACTTTATAAATGCTTATCCTAATGGAAATAAAAAATATTTAAGAAAAATTTTCATAGATTTAAAAATACCTTTGTATGAAAGGGAATTAATACCAGTAATAACTTCTGTAAATGATGATATACTAGCATTATATTTAGAGCCTTACGGATTAAATAGAATATCAAAAAATTCTGCTGTAAATAAATATGATAAATATATATTAGAAATACATTTTTATAATGATAAAAACTAA
- a CDS encoding PepSY-like domain-containing protein has protein sequence MDIISANNLPKKARDFIETYFSDYYLFKVTFNSSYSAVFKGGSSINFNTKGEWTSIIGNGNEIPFNIVEKLAEDNIIEKEVIKTIKDKYTSFNIYRIIKRKNKYEIEINGNIIIIDIEGNILKIKNV, from the coding sequence ATGGATATTATTTCAGCAAATAACTTGCCTAAAAAAGCAAGAGACTTTATAGAAACATATTTCTCTGATTACTATTTATTTAAAGTAACATTTAATTCATCGTATAGTGCAGTATTTAAAGGCGGAAGTTCAATTAATTTTAATACAAAAGGAGAATGGACTTCTATAATAGGAAACGGAAATGAAATACCATTTAATATAGTAGAAAAACTTGCTGAAGATAATATTATTGAAAAAGAAGTAATAAAAACTATAAAAGATAAATATACAAGCTTCAATATATACAGAATAATTAAAAGAAAAAATAAATATGAAATAGAAATTAATGGTAATATAATCATAATAGATATTGAAGGCAATATATTAAAAATAAAAAATGTATGA
- the rhaD gene encoding rhamnulose-1-phosphate aldolase: protein MDYNIKFVKGFIELAKDGYLHNWHERNGGNLSYRLTEKDVEEASKYFKENNEYKPIGVSVPKLANEYFMVTGSGKFFKNVDLDTEDSTCIIQVDNSGDNYRVLWGLKNGGRPTSELPTHLMNHEIKKITTDNKHRVIYHCHPTNVIALTFVLPLDHKIFTRELWEMATECPVVFPNGIGIVEWMVPGGRDIAIATSKLMHNFDAVIWAHHGLFCSGEDYDITFGLAHTIEKSAEILVKVLSMSNNKRQTILPQNFRDLAVDFKLTLPEEYLYEKK from the coding sequence ATGGATTATAATATTAAATTTGTAAAAGGTTTTATAGAATTAGCTAAAGACGGATATCTTCATAATTGGCATGAAAGAAACGGAGGAAATTTAAGCTATCGTTTAACAGAAAAAGATGTTGAAGAAGCATCTAAATATTTTAAAGAAAATAATGAATATAAACCTATAGGTGTATCAGTTCCTAAATTGGCAAATGAATATTTTATGGTTACAGGTTCAGGAAAATTTTTCAAAAATGTTGATTTAGATACAGAGGATAGTACTTGTATAATACAGGTTGATAATAGCGGAGATAATTACCGTGTATTATGGGGCTTAAAGAATGGAGGAAGACCAACTAGCGAGCTTCCTACTCATTTAATGAATCATGAAATAAAAAAAATCACTACAGATAATAAACATAGAGTTATATATCATTGCCACCCAACTAATGTTATTGCTTTAACATTTGTACTTCCTTTGGATCATAAAATTTTTACTAGAGAGCTTTGGGAGATGGCTACTGAATGTCCTGTAGTATTTCCAAATGGTATAGGTATAGTAGAATGGATGGTTCCTGGCGGAAGAGATATAGCTATTGCTACTTCTAAACTTATGCATAATTTTGATGCTGTTATTTGGGCGCATCATGGTTTATTTTGTTCAGGAGAGGATTACGATATTACTTTTGGGCTTGCTCATACTATTGAAAAATCTGCTGAAATTTTAGTGAAAGTTTTATCTATGTCAAATAATAAGAGACAAACTATTTTACCTCAGAATTTCAGAGATTTAGCTGTAGATTTTAAATTGACTCTTCCTGAAGAATATTTATATGAAAAAAAATAA
- a CDS encoding MBL fold metallo-hydrolase, with protein sequence MSELKIYCINNNMYAMNSYVVTADDEAMIIDAAQLNNYNVYKKVLEGKKLVKVIYTHGHFDHISGADDIRKEFPDVPHCVHSMDYDFFQDGSLNVSSYLGSVIKCQSPEIQFNDGDTFKLKDVEFKVIHTPGHTRGGVCFYTKGHLFCGDTIFAYGIGRTDFPTGDFATLEESISKKVFALDDDTLLYPGHDAYGVKLSQRKKMGVF encoded by the coding sequence ATGAGCGAATTAAAAATATACTGCATAAATAATAATATGTATGCTATGAATTCTTATGTTGTAACTGCTGATGATGAAGCTATGATTATAGATGCAGCACAATTAAATAATTATAATGTTTATAAAAAAGTATTGGAAGGAAAAAAACTAGTAAAAGTAATATATACTCATGGGCATTTCGACCATATATCCGGTGCCGATGATATAAGAAAAGAATTTCCTGATGTTCCTCATTGCGTTCATAGTATGGATTATGATTTCTTTCAGGACGGAAGTTTAAATGTAAGTTCATATTTAGGAAGCGTTATAAAATGCCAAAGCCCTGAAATACAATTCAATGACGGTGATACTTTCAAATTAAAAGATGTAGAGTTCAAAGTTATACATACACCGGGACATACAAGAGGCGGAGTATGTTTTTATACTAAAGGACATTTATTCTGCGGTGATACAATATTCGCCTATGGAATAGGAAGAACAGATTTTCCTACAGGTGATTTTGCTACTTTAGAAGAAAGCATATCCAAAAAAGTATTTGCTTTAGATGATGATACTTTACTATATCCCGGACATGATGCTTACGGAGTAAAATTATCACAAAGAAAGAAAATGGGCGTATTTTAA
- a CDS encoding prohibitin family protein, with the protein MKIINLNSNKLHSILFIALPVVLIVGFLIFSSVTIVSTGEVGIRSRLGKAISEEEPGLHFRIPFIDAIKTMEVREQTVEKTYAVSSKDMQTISMTLNVQYSITGNALDLFRKFGTDYKNKLVNPRISESLNAVSARYTIEEFITKRNEMAGELLKEVMSDFEDYGITVAACSIIEHDFSDEFDQAIERKLIASQDALTAQNALEKVRYEAEAEITKAKGIAEANRIMQESLTPLLIQRMYIEKWDGKMPQVSGSGVTPMIQVK; encoded by the coding sequence ATGAAAATAATAAATTTAAATTCAAATAAGCTGCATTCTATACTTTTTATAGCATTGCCTGTGGTTTTAATTGTTGGATTTTTAATATTTTCCAGCGTTACAATAGTATCAACAGGAGAAGTGGGAATAAGAAGTAGATTGGGTAAAGCAATATCAGAGGAAGAGCCTGGACTTCATTTTAGAATACCTTTTATAGATGCAATAAAAACTATGGAAGTAAGAGAACAAACAGTAGAAAAAACTTATGCTGTATCATCAAAGGATATGCAGACAATATCTATGACTTTAAATGTTCAGTATTCTATAACAGGAAATGCTTTGGATTTATTTAGAAAATTTGGAACAGATTATAAAAACAAATTAGTTAATCCTAGAATATCAGAGAGTTTGAATGCTGTTTCTGCAAGATATACTATAGAAGAATTCATAACAAAAAGAAATGAAATGGCTGGAGAGCTTTTAAAAGAAGTTATGAGCGATTTTGAAGATTATGGTATTACAGTTGCTGCATGCTCTATTATAGAACATGATTTTTCTGATGAATTTGATCAGGCAATAGAGAGAAAATTGATAGCTTCCCAAGATGCTTTAACAGCACAAAATGCATTGGAAAAAGTAAGATATGAAGCTGAAGCTGAAATAACAAAAGCTAAAGGTATAGCAGAAGCTAATAGAATAATGCAGGAATCTTTAACTCCTCTTTTAATACAGAGAATGTATATAGAGAAATGGGACGGTAAAATGCCTCAAGTTTCAGGCTCTGGAGTTACTCCTATGATACAAGTAAAATAA
- a CDS encoding ComF family protein yields MKLYKHIINNILSLIFPNHCIICGELMQSNNMNYVCIDCINKNLDYIHKDEYIRCPKCGKVLESEKSICICKDEELYFDECKSMLYYNNHTVDLIHKMKFSHRYLICKDFAAMLSYYYKDYIKSYDAVTFVPLGKNRFLERGYNQSEIIAETISKILNIKLIDDIIFRQKETKALSSLNSKTERLNMIKNAFVINTDYSDHNKIDLLIIDDVLTTGSTLNEISKEIKKLECINKIGLLTVARA; encoded by the coding sequence ATGAAACTTTACAAACATATTATAAATAATATACTCTCTTTAATATTTCCTAATCACTGTATAATATGCGGTGAATTAATGCAAAGTAATAATATGAATTATGTTTGTATTGACTGCATAAATAAAAATTTGGATTATATACATAAAGATGAATATATACGATGCCCCAAATGCGGTAAAGTTTTAGAAAGTGAAAAATCAATATGCATTTGCAAAGATGAAGAACTTTATTTTGATGAATGTAAATCTATGCTTTATTATAATAATCATACAGTAGATTTGATTCACAAAATGAAGTTCTCTCATAGATATTTAATTTGTAAAGACTTTGCTGCTATGCTTAGTTATTATTATAAAGATTATATTAAAAGCTATGATGCCGTTACTTTTGTGCCTCTTGGTAAAAATAGATTTTTGGAAAGAGGATACAATCAAAGCGAAATTATAGCAGAAACAATATCTAAAATTCTAAATATAAAATTAATAGATGATATAATATTCAGGCAAAAAGAAACCAAAGCGTTAAGTTCTTTAAACAGTAAAACAGAAAGACTAAACATGATAAAAAATGCTTTTGTGATAAATACCGACTACAGCGATCATAATAAAATAGATCTTCTTATAATAGATGATGTACTTACCACGGGAAGCACTTTAAATGAAATTTCTAAAGAGATTAAGAAACTAGAATGCATTAACAAAATAGGTTTGCTTACCGTAGCCCGTGCTTAG
- a CDS encoding alpha/beta fold hydrolase, producing the protein MEMLNRVLISDDGHRMYTYIFKPDSNPKAIVQIVHGLGEHAGRYKEIAEKLNKEGFLVCADDHRGFGRSTVSKDQIGHMADKNGHELIIEDMKHLMVNTKADYPNLPYFMMGHSMGSFLTRGFLIKYHKDLNGAIIMGTRGKPKGIENLGKTIANIQKSLFGGRKRAYLLDKLSVGGYGKKFFPKDNSDLAWLTSDKEEIKKAQEDEYFANKPASIETYIQLFELIDKISNKDNYSSMDKNFPILLISGAKDPVGDMGKGVKWVHEMYESLGFKDVTISLYENGRHEILNDVQRDDVAKEIIAWLNAHIA; encoded by the coding sequence ATGGAAATGCTTAATAGAGTTTTAATATCAGATGATGGTCATAGAATGTATACGTATATTTTTAAGCCTGATTCTAATCCTAAAGCAATAGTGCAAATAGTTCATGGACTTGGAGAGCATGCTGGAAGATATAAAGAGATTGCTGAAAAACTTAATAAAGAAGGATTTTTAGTTTGTGCTGATGATCATAGAGGATTTGGAAGAAGCACTGTAAGTAAAGATCAAATAGGGCATATGGCTGATAAAAACGGACATGAACTTATTATAGAAGATATGAAGCATTTGATGGTAAATACTAAAGCTGATTATCCTAATCTTCCTTATTTTATGATGGGTCATAGTATGGGTTCTTTTCTTACTAGAGGTTTTTTAATTAAATATCATAAAGATTTAAATGGTGCTATAATAATGGGTACCAGAGGAAAACCTAAAGGAATAGAAAACTTAGGAAAAACTATAGCTAATATTCAGAAGTCATTATTCGGCGGAAGAAAAAGAGCTTATTTACTTGACAAATTATCAGTTGGCGGATACGGTAAAAAATTCTTCCCTAAAGATAATTCAGATTTAGCATGGCTTACTTCAGATAAAGAAGAAATTAAAAAAGCTCAGGAAGATGAATACTTTGCAAATAAGCCTGCAAGTATAGAAACTTACATTCAATTATTTGAACTTATTGATAAAATTTCAAATAAGGATAATTATTCTTCTATGGATAAAAATTTCCCTATACTTTTAATATCAGGAGCGAAAGACCCTGTAGGAGATATGGGAAAGGGAGTTAAATGGGTTCATGAAATGTATGAGTCATTAGGATTTAAAGATGTTACTATAAGTCTTTATGAAAATGGAAGACATGAAATACTTAATGATGTTCAAAGAGATGATGTAGCTAAAGAGATAATTGCTTGGCTTAATGCTCATATAGCATAG
- a CDS encoding FGGY-family carbohydrate kinase encodes MQYVIGVDVGSGSVRAGIFSITGDSLIFKSKDIKNRKMSGNFVEQSSTDIWESLCYVVKESIKEAKINPLDIIAIGFDATCSLVVLDKDDKPVSVNPDNDDYWNIIMWMDHRAEKETELINSNNYEVLNYVGGKISIEMEIPKILWLKNNLIDSYKRIDKFFDLADFLQYKASGSDIRSSCTLACKWTYLAHENRWDKSFFEAIGLSDLLENKNIGTTVKEPGSLAGTLTKQSALELGLHENVKVSVGMIDAHAGGLGSLRDEADDVLVIVAGTSACHMMNRNESTFIPGIWGPYYNAMVSNMWLNEGGQSAYGSLLDYTLRNHSYYSTVLKQVNGVHNKVYDVLNDEIKRLREKDPYIIKDLHVLDYHYGNRSPRADNKPRGMIVGIDMAENLESMAKIYLAVLDSICFGTRHIIEVARDNGYKINTIIVCGGATKNTLYMQELADICNQDIYFAGHDEAVVLGSAINAAIASGEYPTYKEALNKMGRLGDIVKPNNKLADYYNKKYEIYLNMFNDKIKYENIMKDF; translated from the coding sequence ATGCAATATGTTATAGGTGTTGATGTAGGCAGCGGAAGTGTAAGGGCTGGAATATTCTCAATTACTGGGGATAGTCTTATATTTAAAAGTAAAGACATCAAAAATAGAAAAATGTCTGGTAATTTTGTTGAGCAGTCATCTACAGATATATGGGAAAGTCTTTGCTATGTTGTAAAAGAATCTATTAAAGAGGCTAAGATAAACCCTTTAGATATTATTGCTATAGGTTTTGATGCAACTTGTTCTCTTGTAGTATTAGATAAAGATGATAAACCTGTTAGTGTTAATCCGGATAATGATGATTATTGGAATATTATTATGTGGATGGATCACAGAGCAGAAAAAGAAACTGAACTTATAAATTCTAATAATTATGAAGTTCTTAATTATGTTGGCGGTAAAATTAGTATTGAAATGGAAATACCAAAAATACTATGGCTTAAAAATAATTTAATTGATTCATATAAAAGAATTGATAAGTTTTTTGATTTAGCTGATTTTTTGCAGTATAAGGCTTCTGGATCTGATATTAGAAGTTCATGTACATTGGCTTGCAAATGGACATATTTAGCACATGAAAATAGATGGGATAAAAGTTTTTTTGAGGCAATAGGTTTATCTGATTTATTAGAAAATAAAAATATAGGTACCACAGTTAAAGAACCTGGAAGTTTGGCAGGTACTTTAACAAAACAAAGTGCTTTAGAATTAGGGCTTCATGAAAATGTAAAAGTTTCTGTAGGAATGATAGATGCTCATGCAGGAGGTCTTGGTTCATTAAGAGATGAAGCTGATGATGTTCTTGTTATAGTTGCTGGAACTTCAGCTTGTCATATGATGAATAGAAATGAATCTACTTTTATACCCGGTATATGGGGACCTTATTATAATGCTATGGTTTCTAATATGTGGCTTAATGAAGGCGGACAAAGTGCCTATGGCAGTTTATTAGATTATACATTGAGAAATCATTCTTACTATAGCACTGTATTAAAACAAGTAAATGGTGTGCATAATAAAGTATATGATGTATTGAATGATGAGATTAAAAGATTAAGAGAGAAAGATCCTTATATAATAAAAGATTTACATGTTTTAGATTATCATTATGGAAATAGATCTCCAAGAGCAGATAATAAACCTAGAGGTATGATTGTAGGTATAGATATGGCTGAGAACTTAGAGTCTATGGCTAAAATATATTTGGCTGTTTTAGACAGTATATGCTTTGGTACTAGACATATTATAGAAGTTGCAAGAGATAATGGATATAAGATAAATACTATTATTGTTTGCGGCGGTGCTACTAAAAATACATTATATATGCAGGAATTAGCAGATATTTGTAATCAGGATATTTATTTTGCCGGTCATGATGAGGCTGTTGTTTTAGGAAGTGCTATTAATGCTGCTATAGCTTCCGGCGAATATCCTACATATAAAGAAGCATTGAATAAAATGGGAAGACTTGGAGATATAGTAAAACCTAATAATAAATTAGCTGATTACTATAATAAAAAATACGAAATTTATTTAAATATGTTTAATGATAAAATTAAATATGAAAATATTATGAAAGATTTTTAA
- a CDS encoding FGGY-family carbohydrate kinase → MQYYIGLDNGGTTTKAALYDELGNEITIASTDTNVINPKPGFTERDMEEMWEANCRIISQVIEMSKINPKDIAALACCGHGKGLYLWGKDNKPSYNGIISTDNRAWKYVTNWKESGVEKEVFKLSYQHIMPCQPVALLSWFKDNDINVINNTQYIFECKDYIRFRLTGEANAEITDYSGSNLLNLNTKNYDDELLKLFDLSMIKDKLPPIKNSTDICGYVTKEAAQKTGLLEGTPVAGGMFDIDACAIATGLVNEDNVCMIAGTWSINEYIRKDAVLDGSVLMNSVFCMPEYYLIEESSATSAGNFEWFLKNIFGDFVQSVSSKKDLYKKIDEEIDSVSIKDFCPIFHPFLMASNVHPNAKSSIIGMNNYHTRAHLFRGMYEGIAFSHRFHLDKLKVSRNKPIKSIKLAGGVARSKVWSGMFSDIMGIDIDVIDIMETGAFGCAIACSVASGQYKTMEEAAEKMVKIANTIKADKDKHEIYSKKYKLYKQTLELLDSLWDNIDL, encoded by the coding sequence ATGCAATATTATATTGGATTAGATAATGGAGGCACTACTACTAAGGCGGCTTTATATGATGAATTAGGTAATGAAATAACCATAGCTTCAACAGATACAAATGTCATTAATCCTAAACCTGGTTTTACTGAAAGAGACATGGAAGAGATGTGGGAAGCTAATTGCAGAATAATATCTCAGGTTATTGAGATGTCTAAAATTAATCCTAAAGATATAGCTGCTTTAGCATGCTGCGGACATGGTAAAGGTTTATATTTGTGGGGAAAAGATAATAAGCCATCTTATAATGGTATTATATCAACAGATAACAGAGCTTGGAAATATGTTACTAATTGGAAGGAGAGCGGGGTAGAAAAAGAGGTATTTAAATTATCATATCAGCATATAATGCCTTGTCAGCCTGTTGCTTTATTATCATGGTTTAAAGATAATGATATAAATGTAATAAATAATACTCAATATATTTTTGAGTGTAAAGATTATATAAGATTTAGATTAACAGGAGAGGCAAATGCCGAGATTACTGATTATTCAGGATCTAATCTATTAAATTTAAATACAAAAAATTATGATGATGAGCTTCTTAAATTATTTGATTTAAGTATGATAAAAGATAAACTTCCTCCTATCAAAAATTCTACAGATATATGCGGTTATGTAACAAAAGAAGCTGCTCAAAAAACAGGATTATTAGAGGGTACACCAGTAGCTGGAGGAATGTTTGATATAGATGCTTGTGCTATTGCTACAGGTTTGGTTAATGAAGATAATGTATGTATGATAGCAGGTACTTGGAGCATAAATGAATATATAAGAAAAGATGCTGTATTAGACGGATCGGTATTGATGAATTCTGTTTTCTGTATGCCTGAATATTATCTCATAGAAGAATCTAGTGCTACTTCAGCCGGAAACTTTGAATGGTTTTTGAAAAATATTTTTGGTGATTTTGTACAAAGTGTATCTTCTAAAAAAGATTTATATAAAAAAATAGATGAAGAAATAGACTCTGTATCTATTAAAGATTTCTGTCCTATATTTCATCCGTTTTTAATGGCAAGCAATGTTCATCCTAATGCTAAATCTAGTATAATAGGAATGAATAATTATCATACTAGAGCACATTTATTTAGAGGAATGTATGAAGGAATCGCTTTCTCTCATAGATTTCATTTAGATAAATTAAAGGTCAGCAGAAATAAACCTATAAAATCTATCAAATTAGCTGGCGGTGTTGCTAGATCCAAAGTTTGGAGCGGTATGTTCAGTGATATTATGGGAATAGATATAGATGTAATTGATATAATGGAAACAGGAGCATTCGGATGTGCTATTGCATGTTCTGTGGCTTCAGGTCAATATAAAACTATGGAAGAAGCTGCAGAAAAAATGGTTAAAATTGCCAATACCATAAAAGCAGACAAAGATAAACATGAAATATATTCTAAAAAGTATAAATTATATAAACAAACATTAGAATTATTGGATAGTCTTTGGGATAATATTGATTTATAA